The following DNA comes from Dermacentor andersoni chromosome 2, qqDerAnde1_hic_scaffold, whole genome shotgun sequence.
AGTCCGAAGATGAATTCTCGAGCTCTGATTTCAGTTCAGAGAGTGATTCAGCGTCGCAATCACCTGGACCGTCAACAAGTGTCCGAAGGTGAGTATTTAGTTTCGCTTTCCGCCCGCTCTTGAGTACTTACGCGGGATCACTATATGTTctcaatttttttctgtgtttggtAGGGTTTCCACAACCTACGGGAACGACGTCCTGCCCCTGCGGCAGAAGCGTATTCAGTTTTCTCCCAAGCGGGAACCTGGTGTGCATCTGACCGAAGATGTGGGTGTGGCACTCCGAAGCACCACAAAGAGATTTCTCACCGCCCTggacttctttttcctttttttctcggcCGATGTTATCCAGACTGTTTGCGACAACACCAATAAATATGCCTACACGAAGATCTTGGAGAAGCCCACTCATGCCCGTCCCGATGGGTCTTGGGAAGAGGTCACTACAAGTGAAATGAGAAAGTTCATTGGCCTCATAATCTACATGGGCATCTTGAAAGCACCGCGAATCAAGCTTTACTGGAATGTGGGAAGCATCTATAGTGGTCTGCTGCCACCACGAATTATGCCGCGGCGTCGCTTCATAGCACTGCTTGCGATGCTACATGTCGCCGACTTGGACGATGCAACTCAGATGtcgaaaggaaagcttcgcttcgtGTGGTGGCTTCTGCAGCACATGAATAAAGTGTcggcaaagctatttcagcctcATCGAGACCTCTCTGTGGATGAGCGTATGGTGAAGTCGAAAGGGAGATCAGGGATACGGCAGTACATCAAGGATAAAGTGACCAAGTGGGGCTATAAGCTTTGGGTTCTTGCAGACCCGGTCACCGGGTATACAGTGCAGTTTGCTGTATACACAGGCAAGCGCGAGCAGCCAGGGCCCCACGGGTTGGCTTTCGATGTAGTTTGCCAGCTGTGTGCAGAACACTTTGATCAGGGCTACAAAATTTTTATGGATAATTTTTACACCTCGACACACCTGTTCAGTCACCTCCTCGATCGGAAAACATTGGCTTGCGGCACTACGCGAAAAGACCGCCGCGGATTCCCTGTTGAATTGAAAGACACGCGCTGGGAAAAGAAAGCTCAACGAGGTGAAATTAGATGGTTGCGCGACCAAGAAATTCTCTATCTTCAATGGAAAGACCGACGCGTAGTGAACATGATGAGCACGATGCACACAGCCAACGAGACAGTCACtgcaaaaagaagacaaagaagtgGAAGTACCTGGACCCAAATTTCTATCCCAAAGCCTTTGCTAATTCACGAATACAATTCTGGAATGATTGGAGTAGACAAATCAGATCAAATGATTGGCTACTACAATGTACTGATGCGCAGTGTCCGCTGGTGGAAGACTCTCTTCTTCCACTGCATCGACGTAGCATGCGTGAATAGTTTCATACTATTCCAAGAATATAGGAAATTACATCCAGACGTCCCTGAGCTGGCCAGAAATGCTTCCTTTGACCATTTAGCTTTCAGGGAGGAACTGGTGCAACAGCTTCTTCATCTTGAAGGAGCCAAGCAAACTCGTGCTCCTCCACCACCACCTGCAAAGCCTCCACTTCACAAGCCCCAAAAAGTGGAGAGACGCAAAAATTGTAAACTTTGCTATCGACAAACCAAGAATGAGGTCAAGACTACTGTTTTCTGCAGTGACTGCAACGcacatttgtgcttcaatgcttCGCGGAACTGCTTCCTTGAGTGGCACAGAGAGGGTGCACAGAAGTGAGGGGTGAACAGTGGTGTGagaaatcacacacacaaaaaaaatgtacATAAGCCTGCAAAGTTTTTTTGCCTCAAAGTTGTCATAGAGGTATTTTAGCACATTTTGTATATTCTGGAATTTTTTTAGTGCTGCTTTTTACTTTCATATGCAACAATTTCcaacttttttttgtttacttgaagaaaaaatttgcatattgagatttttttttctgttatgtaTATTATTTAGTCATTTCAATTTTTCTACAATAAAAGTCCAATCACTTAGCTTCATTTTGATGCATATGTCAACAAGATAGCGCAAAAATTtcattgaataaaaaaatattttctagcaAGTATCAGAATTGCCTTCTTTTGGGCGGTCCCGAAAGAGTTAATTGGCCCAATCTTTGCACTTCATGAAAAATGTGCTGCTTTTGTGCTGTCCCCTCTGTCTGTGTTGTGTTACGTGTCGCGTTATCATTTTGACGGGTCCAGTTGACTTGGACTAACTTTGTGCTGGCAATGGAGGCCCTGGCCAACGTGATGCCGTTCTGCAAAGTTCAGCGTTCGGGCGCTGTGCGCGCGAACCCTGTAGCGGACTGGCATCAGGAAGCACAGTGACTCAAAGTTTGCTACTGCATCAGTGAGAATGGCCCGTCTATGGTGCACTCTGTGCTCCTTTTATGCTGGAAATAAGTGAAATGCTCACTTGGAAAAATTGAGCACGAGGGGCTCCACGGTGCATACATGTGGCACTGCGCGGGTCTCTACGTCAAATATATGTGTTATTTGAAATAATCTAACAGTAGAAATCTGAATCACCCTTCGAATTATTCAAGTGCTCACTATTCGAATTGTTTGATATTAGAGTATTAACAGGCTGCtcatggctgccatctttgcGACACATGGTATGGCGGCCTCTCTCTTACGATGCCATTTGAAGAATCACATCGGTCTCTTTTGGTAGCTAACCAGTGACAAGACTAGCTTTACATTTACACGGCAGGCACGAAAGTGCCATGGCTGGTTGCGTGCATCTGCGCAGACAGCAGATGAGTGAGAGAGAGGGGGGTAGGGGAGCGAGTGTCGCGCAAGCTTGCCATGAAGATTTAAAAATCCTTGACACGTGGGTAATTACGTCACACCTGACAATGATACCGTGAGGCGAGTGCCTCCTCTTCACCGTTGGCGCTGGCTACGTGTGGAATGGTGATCGAGTCACGTGATGTGCAGTCCTTTTATCTGTCATGCAGACTGGCCTTACCCACCTGCTGTAAAGTGTTCTGTAAACCGATCTTGTGTTGCTCTTTATTTAATAgggcttaaggggggacgcggccctcgaaaaccgaaaaatcgcgaaaaggtagatttttgaaaaacaatatttttgggttatacagtaaaagctcgttaattcgaaatttcggataattcgaattagttgccgcagtccgtcccacaatgtattgaaagcaatatgtaacacatcccgctaattcacactgaaatccgcaccgccaccgataattcgaactccgcatcatcgtggatggggagagtgctagtgcgcgggcGCACGCTGTCGTCGCCGCGCGGGTCGCGCAgcttttgctttttcgatcagcggtaacaccctcgccgcgcgccatgttctttgcgtacgagcgtgcgagggtgagccggcgaacgcggctcaatctcgcgtgcgcaagaggggaaggtggggcggagcgcgccctcccttgtcgcgcgcgaggcagtggggtgaggcgagggaggggccgggggacgatcttcggcggctgaggcggctgctgcttacggcgcggccatgcggccgccgcatcttgaaagcgatctgcgacgtggccaaagtgcgcgcccgcgtgggcctcgtcttcaaagcgatctgcgatgtttgcagagtgcgcgtattgccggtagcttcatatgcgatgtgcttgctacgtttcgttcgcgttaaagcgagggctgtacgaacgtcaattcgctcgctgctactgctgcgtgccctcactccagcgtatttcagcgagtttccgcggtcatcgagcgagatgcgttgaagctcacttgtgcgcgcgtgacacagtgcttgttaatttagttagtaagcgaatgcttacaagtttatacggccgataaaactattatccttacttcgtatagctatctactaattttctatcgcaaccgatgcttcgctTATCGCACGAGACggagtctttttttttctacgccccagtcagcgcgacgaacgtgcggatggagcaagagccatctcgacgtcgggcgcgtcggaccgcgctggccgcgtccggttacgttggctgcgccatagcttcgaagtatagacgttgttcacgccaacgtgacgtagcgtgtgcgcgcgtgctcacgccacgtcagactatatacgcgccttaaccgagcgatttttttctctgactttcattagttcgaattttgtataattcgaattttcatagcatccccgcggaattcgaattaacgagcttttactgtatgtctcataaactacctgttctgtaattataAGCACCTAATTCAacctcaaagtaaaaaaaaaaaatggaactttTGAGGCCACCGCAGCCCACAAAACACGggcaaatgccgaaatgaagtcaaactttGCGCACGCGCCATTCCCGGCCCATGCAGCGTGCGCGCTccatcttggtgtcgttttgacaGTGAATTCTTTGTCTCTGTTTTGCCGCTTTGCAAAATGGCATTGTCGGTACAGTAGAGGTGTTATTGGCATTTTCGCGCGATGCGATGCAGAGCGCTGATTGGCCGAAGCAGCACGTTCAAATCCCGCGGCCTAATACGTGCCTGCCGTTCGCTGCTGCGcaggcggcggtggcggctgctCTCTTCGATGCCGTGCCCACCACGCTCGCGtcgttgttgccccttgctccgtccgcctcaacagaCGCCTGCTTGTGAGCTGCTCATTGCCTTGCGCTATCTTTTAAGATTATTTTCTCTGCTTATTTTCTCTCTAGTTCTTTGCTGCACGCGATGCCGGCAAcgaagcccaagacagtgcagatcTTCGGTGCGTGGAAGCACGATATGCGACTTGCACGAGCATCGAAATTCTGATCTTCCGCAGCGAGTGCCGACTGCGTAGACGCTTTCAGCAGCGGAATTGTGCTGTTGGCTCTCGCCAGTAGAAAATCCGACACACTGAGTGTGCCTGAGGCCGTAAGAGCTAATTAGAAGCACCGCAGGAGCTGTCTAATAAAAAACACAagtgttcaactttaaggcctgttttctcggaatggatattttcgctagtagtggtgctggggaaggcaatatctcaagaaccgctctttagatttgtgtgccgttttttttattctgttcctgagtgactttgccagggggtaagaggcttctttttttaaaagctggtgcagttaacttataataagcaattaatttttgatgaatgtgaTCATTACTGTCTACATCAAATTCAATGTTATGTTAAAATTTTTTGGagaggaaattaaagaaaagggctttGTAGCCCCCTGGaatatctatcaagggatcatcacagtgaatgTCAGCTTTCTCCAATATCCTGGCATTTATTCAGGCTCTTCCTCAGCCATACACATGAACAACccagttagacctcaataactctggaactaatgaacacatcttcatgaaactttgctgttcctcatagttcggtggtgtgaacataccctgaaagtttcatccGGATATCTTAAAATATAAAAAGTTCTgtctccagggtagcctccccccttaagcAAGCTCTTGCTAAACAAAAAATCTAACTAAAACACAGGCTTGAATTTAGACTACTTACTTCTAGCGACACCATGACAGCTTAACAA
Coding sequences within:
- the LOC140216180 gene encoding piggyBac transposable element-derived protein 4-like, which produces MESTASKAKPKCLFASQGDLSAFRLLHSFCEQVCVNSAQLRPNGQGSVTVTKFRFPPALEYLRGITICSQFFSVFGRVSTTYGNDVLPLRQKRIQFSPKREPGVHLTEDVGVALRSTTKRFLTALDFFFLFFSADVIQTVCDNTNKYAYTKILEKPTHARPDGSWEEVTTSEMRKFIGLIIYMGILKAPRIKLYWNVGSIYSGLLPPRIMPRRRFIALLAMLHVADLDDATQMSKGKLRFVWWLLQHMNKVSAKLFQPHRDLSVDERMVKSKGRSGIRQYIKDKVTKWGYKLWVLADPVTGYTVQFAVYTGKREQPGPHGLAFDVVCQLCAEHFDQGYKIFMDNFYTSTHLFSHLLDRKTLACGTTRKDRRGFPVELKDTRWEKKAQRGEIRWLRDQEILYLQWKDRRVVNMMSTMHTANETVTAKRRQRSGSTWTQISIPKPLLIHEYNSGMIGVDKSDQMIGYYNVLMRSVRWWKTLFFHCIDVACVNSFILFQEYRKLHPDVPELARNASFDHLAFREELVQQLLHLEGAKQTRAPPPPPAKPPLHKPQKVERRKNCKLCYRQTKNEVKTTVFCSDCNAHLCFNASRNCFLEWHREGAQK